Below is a genomic region from Raphanus sativus cultivar WK10039 chromosome 4, ASM80110v3, whole genome shotgun sequence.
CAACTTATGTTGGGATTCTTTGTCAGAATGCTTTTCAACTAAAAAGTCCCAACTCTACTTAATACAACAATATAGTGatagattaaaataaacattCTAATCATCCTCCTATCGAAATACTTGATTTCTTTAACGATGACGAAATTAACTagaaaaaattaagatttatattCAATTAGAAGAGAATCAGACATAGACCAGTAACAAGAGAATCAATATCTGAAATCAAATGGATTTAAAATAACTCAAAGAGCTTGAAGATCAGAGTTCAATCTCAGTTCAGTAAGGATAAGAGTGAAAAACAGTtctgattcaaaattgtttttcactttttaaaaTCGCCAAAACGTAAATATAATCCGCTAATAGAAGTGGAAAGTCGATCAAACAGATCGAAGATTtatattacaaacaaaaaaaacataatgtcatttctcttcctctttcctAAATCAATATTCTAGATAAATTCGTATTTTCTTACTAAGCcaaattaaatcttttttttgtcacagagCCAAATTAAATCAATTTCCTTATATTTGTCTATATTTGAAGTCCTTGTTTAGGCCCAAAGAAGGATCGGATACAGGCTCAAAGCCCATATATACAAACGCAAACGAAGAAAAGTCATTTGACGTTCGACGAACGCCAAATTCGTTAGGACCAAACCCCACACACTTGATCTTTCCAAAGTACTGAAATTTTAGTACGTTACTGCAACTGGGTTAGTAAATCTCAGGTTTAGGATGTACATGTACATGTTCCATAATTGTAGCTTATTGTGTGAGTGTACATGTTTTCTGTAGCTCACTCAGTTCATGTCTTTTTGAACTCGTATTTGCAGTTGTATACACAGAATTTTCAGAGATGGACTCAGATATGGACTCTCGTACAGATGGGAAAGAAATTTTACTATCTGAAGACCTTGAAGATATACAAGCAGCAGTGTGTATGAAGAAGACAAGTGCAAACTCTCTAACCATTTTTGATACCAAGGAGGTGATGTTTCTTGGAGCTGATGGAAGTGAGTTCTTCAAGGGCGCCCTTAACCAACGGACCGTAATGGTGAAGCGAGTCAATTTCAACGATGAAGCAATTCTGAAAGCTTCACGTGAAATGGAAATTCACGTTAGCCTTGAGAATAAATGCCACCAGATTCTTCGGCTCCATACTCTGGATAACGATGGTTCTCACATATACTTCTGCTTTCAAACTTGGACTTGCACCATGGGGGACTTGGTTCGAATTGGTGCAAACAAAGTGACACCCTCTCTCACGGCCAGCCGGAGAATTGCGCTGGAGCAACTCCTTACGGATATAAGGTGTTGGAAACCTTCTGGTGGACCTTCCCCTTTTCTTATTGGTGTGATAAAAGACATGGTAATGGGTGTGTTTGAGCTCCATCGTGAGGGTATACTTCATCGAGACATCAGTGAAGACAGTTCCGTTCTTATTTTCGATGGAGATAAAATTAGCTCAAGGCTTGGTAATCTGAGCATCTGTAAGCTCAAGGGGGACAGTGAAACCATTGGTGTCCAAAACCGAAAAGCACTGGAGCAGTTGCAGAGGAAACCATTCGAGGGCTTGACCAACGACATCCATTTACTTGGACGTGTCGTTGGTTTTTGCATTACCAAGCGTTTACAATTGTATAATCGATTTAGCTACTGCGCCACACATATATGATATGCGAACTTCGTGTGAGCTTACAGTGTAGCGTTGCTCCTCCCAGTTTTATCTActtatatgttttctttcgTCTTGATTCCTCCAGAAAATTCTGAAGTCCATGAAAGAAATTGACCAACTTATGTTCGGATTCTTCGTCGGCAAAATCCCAACAAACAAAGGTAACTAAAAAGTATTCATATAATAGTTTCCCAAATAAATCAACTGATCGATCTAGTGATAGGTTAAAAGTCTCAACTCTATTTAATCCAACAATATAGTGATAGGTTAAAATCAACATTCTAATCATCCTCCTATCAAAATACTTAATTTCCTCAACAATGACGAATTTAACTGaaaatataagatttatatTCAATTAGAGGAGAATCAAACATAAGAAATCGACCAAACTTATGTTGGGATTCTTTGTCAGAATGCTTTTCAACTAAAAAGTCCCAACTCTACTTAATACAACAATATAGTGatagattaaaataaacattCTAATCATCCTCCTATCTAAATACTTGATTTCTTCAACGATGACGAACTTAACTagaaaaaattaagatttatattCAATTAGAAGAGAATCAGACATAAAAAGAGAATCAAACATAGACCACTAACAAGAGAATCAATATTTGAAATCAAATGGATTTAAAATAACTCAAAGAGCTTGAAGAACATAGTTCAATCTCAGTTCAATAAGGATAAGAGTGAAAAACagttttgattcaaaattgaaaatattttaaaatcgcCAAAACGTAAATATAATCCGCTAATAGAAGTGGAAAGTCGATCAAACAGATCGAAGATTtatattacaaacaaaaaagaaaaacataatgtCATTTCTTTTCCTCTTTCTTAAATCAATATTCTAGATAAATTCGTATTTTCTTACTAAGCCAAattaaatcttttctttttgtcacagaaccaaattaaaccaatttatttatatttgtctaTATTTGAAGTCCTCGTTTAGGCCCAAAGAAGGATCGGATACAAGCTCGAAGCCCATATATACAAACGCAAACGAAGAAAAGTCATTTGACGTTCGACCAACCGCGCTTTTGAACGCCAAATTCGGTAGGACCAAACCCCACACACGCACAATGAGTGAGACTAAAAAAGTCCGATTCTTTTGGACCAAACCACACACACGCACAATGCCCCCTTTCTATAACAATCTTCCGTCTTTAAATGTTGCACAAAGGTGGATCATCATCGTTCATCAGTGTACTACTGTGAAAGTTAGTTAGTTCAACATTACCAAAACAACCAACAATGGCTAAAACCAGATGGTCTTGCTTCGCTATCGCCCTTTTGGCTATTACCCATTTCGTCAACTGTGAAGAAGAAGCTGTCTTGTCTGAGAAAGAGCAGGACAAGGTCTCGAGATTGCCTGGTCAGGATTTCGATATAGACTTTGCTCATTACTCCGGGTTCGTTACTACTAATGAGGAACTGGGAAGAGCACTCTTCTACTGGTTCTTTGAAGCCGCTGAAGATGCTGCCTCTAAGCCTCTTGTTCTCTGGCTCAatggaggttttttttttcttacagaaccaaaaaaaaaaacccctaAAGTCTCTCCATTTTTTGTAATTGCATTCGAAAGTCCTTTCCTTTTTCAGCATATTCAATGAATTTTCAACTACTCATTACACCTGTCTCAATCACTATGCACGTTACTGTTATATGATATGGATCTTGATTTGTACTTTTGGAGATTGTCTTGTAGCTACTTTGGATTGGATTTGACTACTTGTTGCCTGTTGctgatttttttgttagttttagaATGATGAATGTGACTTCCATTTTTGTGTTCATGTAAATTCTTGTAGTTTTTGTCTGTGTCTGAgatggagtttttttttgtttttacttttttttctgtcTATAGGACCAGGATGTTCATCAGTTGGATTTGGTGAAGCAGAAGAGATAGGACCGTTTCACATTAACCCAGATGGGAAGACTCTTTACCTTAATCAATATTCTTGGAACCAAGGTAAATCAATTCAAGTTGCTATGTTTGCATAAAAAGAGCTATGATTCACAAACgcttacaacttttttttttttatgtttgtttgtttgcagtTGCGAATATTTTGTTCCTTGATGCACCTGTTGGAGTTGGTTATTCATACTCAAACACTTCATCTGATTTGCTTACCAATGGTGATATGAGAACCGGTAATGATTTTTACCTTTCTCAAGCTCATCGTCTCTTTAGATCCTCTTGTTGGTGAGTGGGGTTTACTATAGCTGCGAGTTTATGATTTGTACAGCGCAAGACTCACTGAAGTTTCTTCTGAAATGGGTTGAGCGTTATCCGGAGTACAAAGGAAGAGAGTTTTATATAGTTGGAGAGAGCTATGCAGGTGGCAGAGCTCATCTTACTTATTAGtagtctctttctttttttttgtctcaaaaTCTTCTCTCTGGCTTGCTTCAGGGCATTACATCCCTCAGCTGAGTCAAGCCATTGTAGAACATAACCAAGCTTATGGCGATAACACCATTAATCTGATGGGTTACATGGTAACCTTGTTGTCCTCATTACCAATCCCTCTGTGACTAGTTATGTTAGAAGGTTTAAAGATTTTGATAAATGTTTGTTTACGCTTTACAGGTAGGTAATGGGTTGATGGATGATTTCCATGACAGTTTAGGTCTTTACCAGTATATTTGGACGTTGGGTTTCATCTCCGACCAAACGTACAGCTTACTGAAACTCAAGTGTGGTTTGGAACCATTTGTTCACACCTCCGAAGTGTGTCTTAAGGCTCTGGAGATAATGGACATGGAAATAGGTGACATAGACCAATACAGCGTCTTCACCCCAGCCTGTACTGCGAATGCTTCCCAGGCAAAAATGTTGctaaagaagagaagagcagTAGGTGGGGGCCGTGTGAGTGAACAGTATGATCCGTGCACGATGAAACACTCTAAAGTGTATTTTAATCTCCCGGAGGTTCAAGAAGCTCTCCATGTCCCACCAGGACTTGCACCATCCAAATGGCATACTTGCAGGTAAAAAAATGCAAATTACTAAATCTTAGGCTTTGTAACAGCAATTCTGATCAGGAGAGGTTTGGTTTTTTTGGCAGTGACGTTGTGGGTGATAACTGGAAGGACTCTCCTTCCTCGGTTCTGAACATTTACCACGAGCTTATAGCTGCTGGGCTACGTATATGGGTTTTCAGGTCTCTTTCTCAAATACATCTTCAATACATTGTCTTCAAGTTCTTTGCCGTTTTGAGTGGTGAAAGTGGGTGTGTTATTTGGTAACCAGTGGAGACGCAGATGCTGTTGTGCCAGTCACATCAACCCGGTATAGCATAGACGCACTAAAACTTCGTCCAGTGAGTCCCTACGGTCCTTGGTACATAGACGGACAGGTAAGAGAGAGTCTTAGTATTGTTATGTTTTGAaaccttttgaaaaaaaaaattgggggATGATTTGAATGAAACAGGTGGGAGGGTGGACTCAGGAGTATGATGGTCTAAACTTTGTGACAATGAGAGGTGCAGGCCATGAAGTTCCTTTGCACAGACCTAAGGAGGCTCTTGCGCTCTTCAAGGCCTTTATCTCTGGAACTTCATTGCCAACACTAGAGAACAGCACCAGCAGAGAGAAGTCAGAACTCGTTAGTAACTCATGATGGGTTGTGTGATGATTCTCAGTCGTAAAGTTGCAGTCATTGTATGTATGGAACTAGTAAAGAGAATAAATAAGAACTGTAAGCTTTAGGTTCGTGAGTTCTTCTTCTGATTGTTTGTTTTGAAACATGCAATGTTGGATTTGTTAAGTTTCTACCATTTGTGAACCATACAATCTATCTATGTTTAACACAACACATTGTTTAAGATTGGAAAGTACTCAAAGTAGGTATGAACTAGTAAAATAGTAAACTATTGGGTAAGAAATAGAGATTGGTATTGCAATAGGGgtctaaacataaataaatataaaaatagttggGCTTTGATTCTGATCCATGGGCCGGTAGcccaaattttaaaatcaaatatattggTCGGAATTGCACAAGTTCTAAAATCTTCCGCTTGTTATTTTTGCAACATTGGTCGGAACTTGGAAGCAGAGGGTTGAGATATACGACTGTTGTGTGATTgaaagttttgaacttttgcGTCGCTCAGGTTTCTGTCACCGCCGTGTCGTAGTTTGTAGCTCTCGCAGGGCATTGTTGAATTTTTTGAGGTCCTAAGATTGATATTCTGTTACGCTTATTAGCTTTAATCAATAGAATTTCAGTTTCCTCGATTGTAACCTATGCCGGGAGTTGCAGCTTTTAGGTTATAGTCTCCGGATCAATCTGCATTCTTTAAAatctggagtttttttttttttttttttttggtttggttgcTTCTCTCCACTTTTAAAACTCATTTATGTACTTCTTAGCTAGAGGACAAGACAGGAAGCAGCAAACAATCATGGTGATGGTGTCTAATTCTAGCCATCATAACAAGGAAATAAATGTCAGAAGGAGAATCTCTGAGATGTATTCTTCTTCataccattttttattttggtcttTTGTCACATATCATATGCTTACCTGTGCATATATGGTGATAGGAAAGCATTAGAATCATAAGGGAATATATAATTCAATTGCCTGTCTATGGCGTGATGAGTGATAGGCTTCATGGATATGTGTATCGATTGTTTTTCAGTATTTGTTAGCATAGAAATAGGTTATATCATAAGCCATACATCATCTATTTGTTTGTACCGAAGCAGCGGTTTTGAGTATCAAAAGCTTTTGTTTACTGGAAAATGCAGATACAATAAAAGGGAAGAGGATTTTTCGGCGCTTAAGGACTACAATGACTACTTGGAAGAAGTGGAGTGCATGagttagtctctctctctctctctctcacacttgTTCTCCTTACATTTTGTCTTTACGTGTCACAAAACCAAATGCATATATCTTCTTCCGTTCCACAGTATTCGATTTGGTAGATGGAATCAATGTTGAGGCTATTGAGGAGAAGATAAAGAGATACTCTCGAGAGAATGTTGAACAGATCATGGTTAATCGAGCCCGCAAGGTAACTAACTGTCTTTGGTAGCGTTTCTTTCCTCATCTTAGGTTAGGTTAGGTGATTAGATGAATGCTGTAGAAGAAAAGATATGAATAGTACTAGAAGGACATATGAGATAACGCATTTTGCCACTTTAAACCTTATCAGACCGCTGCGGAAATGAAAATagtctttgttttattctctgtTTTCAACAGGCTGAAGATCTAACTGCAGCCTTGGCGGCTTGCAAGGCCCAACAACCTCCACAAACTGATGCCGATACGGTAAATAGAGTTATAGTTTTTCATACAGACAAGAAGCTGaagatttctgaaaaaaaaaaaaaactgaaacattTATTGTTCTTGTGTGCATTTTGTAGTCTTCAAACCATGGGACCACGGCTGCAACTGCATACAGTCAGGCTCCACGACCAACTGCATACAGTCAAACTCCACGACCAACGGGAATGGGACCGCAACCTGTGCCTATAGGAGGAAGAGCAGATCATCAGCGTTACTCTATGGAAGACGAAGCAATGCTGAGGATCAAAGCGGAGAGAGCTCCACGCGCTGGAGGATTTTCTTTGGGGATAAGCAAGAAGAGGGCTTTGGAAGAAGCATTTGCTTGCATTTGGGTTTGATTCTTCAAGATTGTGATCACCAGTTATGCGTGTACAATCTGATCAGTGATCAATCAACAGTTATGAATTATATCAGTCTTACAACCTCTGGTGCTGGTTTTGATAACTTgctggaagaaaaaaaacagtacACATTGTCTATCACTCAATGAGTCTAACTTGTTCTTCTCAATACATATTTACACACAAATATACAAGATGAACAGAACACAATGACCAACACTCAACATAACACAAAAATCTTTtcactttcttttctttgtctCATAGCCAGAAGTAAAGCATTGCCTGTGTCAGTAAACATGCTTGTTAGTACTAATAAAATACTGACAAAAGtttactaattaaaaatttgattgaATATATTATAATACCTCTTGAATGGAAACAATGGCTGGGTCTATCCAAGGTTGTAGATTGTCCAATCTATTCTCGCTCTTCACTTCAGATGATTTCACAGAACTTACCTCCTCTTTGGTTTCCCTCACTAGACTAATCTCTTCTTCCTTGACCACTCCACTAGTTTCAGGCTCTGTCTTAGTTCTTTCCCTCTCCAGCCTCTCTACTCTCTGTCTCAACCGCTGAAGTTCAGATTGATACTCTGCACGGTTTCTCTTGCCGCTTCTGTCTCTCGTCTGTCTAGGTGATCTTTTGTCCATCTTTGTCTGCTTTGCAACTTTTATCACCAGAGTTTCCTCAGTTTTACACAAACCCTTTGCTCCCTCTTTCCTTTCACGAGAGTTTGATGAGCTTGCAACATCTCCTTCTCCCTTGTTTACTCCAGACTCAGTCAACGAAGTCTTGTATTGCATGGAGTCTCTAAAATGTGTAAGCTCTTTCACTTGCTCATCCAGCTTCTTGATCTGTTCCCAGTACACATCTAAAGAACTCTTCTGTGAATCCAAACTCTGCTCAATAACTTCCTTCTCCACAGGTTCAGAAAGATCATCCACCAGCTCTGGAGTCTGAGACCTATCACTCAGTAGCGACAGATGATGATTCACCTCATCCTCCTGAAGCTTAACATCCAAGCTATTAAACTCACTATACCCCAAGCTCATAAGCTGGCTTCTATAAGCTTCCACTTGATACTCAAGCGCAGTGATCTCAACCTCCTTCTGGTAAATAAAATCCTCTAGCAGCGCAAAGGACATCTCAGCGTGAGACATTTCTTCTTCGACTATTCTCTTGTACTGTCCAGCTTCCATGGCCAGCTCGGCTTTCTCTCCTTGCAGCCTGAGAATCATTGACATAGCCTCGCTCGCTGACGTGGCAGATGCTTCCCTCTCTGCGTCTAACTCGTCTTGGAGCCTCTCGACTACTTCTTTCCGCTCATAAAGAGCCATTCTTAGATCAGTTATCTCAGCTCCTGGTATATCAAAGCTGTGGCTTCGTTCAACCATGTCTCTGCACAACACACACAACAAAGAAAAGACTTATACATAATGTTCTGTAATCATTTTCACGGTCCCATAAAATAAGCAGCAGAATCTTATTGTACCTAAGAGGTTGTAGAATTGATGAACTTGCAGATCCTATGAGAGTGATGACTAGTTTAATCTCTTTGAACAGAGGCAAAGCTTCAAATAGAAGAGATAAATATTCTGTTGAATTATACAGAAACTGTTTATCTATTCAAAGTATAAATGATCTAAATAGGGAATATAATCTCTCAGTCACAATAGTCAGTCCAgacaaataaaaatgattatgcTTCCTTACCAGTATCAAAAGTAGTCAGGCTAGAAAAGTATCTCAGAGCATAAACAGAACAAAGTTCTTCAACATCTTCTTCTCTAACataaagaaataatcaaaataaaactttttcaaaaagaGGACTGTATCAGAAAAGCAGTgaataaaaaaatgatgaaatGCTGGAATATCTCAAACAATAGGAGCTGGGACATATTTTGGTGGAAGTAATCTTTGAATGATTAAAGCCTTAATGTGATCTTTAATTTTGAGTGCGGCGTGTCACCTTTCATCTTTGATTGTGGTTTGAAAACTTCTTGTGTTGTAAAATTCTAATATCttttctaaagaaaacaaaagagaggTTTAAAGATTCAACATAACTACAGGGCCAAGTATTAGTTCCGGTGGGACCTACGGTGGCCGACTTCTTTTCCACCACGTGTCAGAGACGAATTGGAGGTTAGGCTTGTGTATGTAAACATACGCAATGACACAGCGATAGGGACGGATTCAGAAGTGAAATTTCAGACAGAACTGCAAATCTTTGACATCACAGACTTAGATGAATACAAACTCTGTTTGTACAGATTGTAACATGAATACAAACTGTCCTTAAACTTGTCTTTTACCATCTAATACCACCACCTTcctcagtttttttttgctaaggcCTTGAGAAGACTGCTATGGATTCCCACTCTAAGCTACATATCACATCCTGCAATAATCCAATGTACCAGATTGAGAAACACACAACACAGTTGATCTAAGCAGAGGTTAAAACTGAGTTAGATGATGTTTTCACCTGTGGATTCTGTCTGTCTATGTCAAAACTGTTAATGGCACAAGGTTCAGCCAGAAGCTCGACCGGTTCTTCCCCTGAGCGAAAGAAGAGGAGAGACATCAGTTTGGTAAATCGTATACAAGAACCAAGACTAATGTAGTAGAAAGGCGTAAGCACCTTGCTCGATGACACCAAGGATTCCGTCTTCGGAGCAGGTCATAACAGGGAGAATCCTTGAGGACGAGATGTTGGATTTGGTGTATGAGTCATACTGAACTTCCCATACCTCACTTTCAGACAGAGAATTGTTCATACCCTCGCTTGCCCCAACACCAGAGAGGACGATAGGCTGTTTTGGCCAGCGGAGATCCCAAGCAAAAACAGTACCAGAAGAACCTCCCGCCTAAACACATCGCATCAAAACAAAACTGTTAGACCACGTTTATAACATGTGGGGATACTAATATGCTATCTAATGTGACCAATGCAAGTAACCACTCAACTAGACAAAAGTTATTTTTGTGTATATGTGAAAGAAAACGTTCTTGATGACCGTGAAGGTCTAAGTATAAGATATATCTACTAGCCACAGGTGGTTAAATATTCTAACACCGAAACCAAGTGATTCACTTTCATGCCAaaatttttagattattttccAGACATAAAGTAAAAAGAACAAGATGAAGGATTATTACCGGAGGACACATACACAAAATTTGGCAAATAATATGGATCACACTAAAAGCCCTCACATTCAGCAATGCATGGTGAAGAGATTATTCAAACTTCAAAGAGGTAAGACCTTAATAAGATTTctaccacacacacacacacacacacacacacacaagaaaaGTACTTACAATGCAAGTGTGCTTTCGGGATGGATGAATGTCAATGGAGTGAACAACTGCAGAAGTTTTTCCTTGAAACCTGCAATGTTATCATCAAGTGAAACACAGTGTATGCATGCTCTTTGAATAAACTATAAAATCAAAGGATTCACCTTTCCCATCCTACAAGCCAATTCTAAGTTCTAACCCAAAAGAACAAACTTTTCAGGTTCCATACCACTGAAGAACAAACAAGCAAGCGACTCAAAACCAAATCAAGAGAACAGAGAACTCACCAGTTGCCATTGAGCTGTGAGACAGCTTCACCAGCCTTCCTCTGATCCCACAGCtgcaaaccaaaaccaaacccaCCAGTAACAAACTCACTCGGAGAAGCCCACTTGACAGCTCTATAACCCACAAGCCCATCCCCATCAAACACCCTCCTGTACCTCAACCCTTCCCCATTCACAACCCTCACCACATTCACTCTCCCATCATCCCCAACCGTCACACACTCTCCTCCCTCCCTCCAATCCACACCCTCCACGCGTCCCACATGGAACCTCTCCCCACTAACCTCCTCGATCGCCGCACCTCCTTCCACCAAATCAACCGCCAGCACATGAATCGAGCCGGAATCCGTACTGGCGGAGACCATAGGCTTGAAGGAcccgccgccgccgccgacgACGACTTCCAGAGAGGAGACGCGAGAAGGCGAAGTCCACGAGGAGAGCGAGACGACGGAGGGGGTGttgttcgggttcgggtcgagGGATTGGATCTCGATCGAGGAGGATTCGGAGTCCGGGTCGTGGAAGGCTGCTGCGAAGAAACGGTTCAGGGCGGAAGCTTGCGGGAGCCATCTGACTCCGTCTACGTACTTCGATTGGGGTAATCTGTGGACTTGTAACGAGTCGTGCATCTCCATTGCTACGTACGGAGGAGAGGTTTCTTAGGGGTTTAGGAGAGCTGTCAAAGGAGAGACTGTGGTGGGAAAGTTGGAAGAAAGGACTGGGTATTTTTAGTATTCGGTTTGATCTGTTCGGTTCCGTTCGGTTTGATTAAGTTATCTCAGATATCggataattttgaaaattaaaaataatttagttcGAATTAGTTCTGGcaggttttgtttggtttgattGCTATTCAGTTCagatattttagatataaaaatacACATTTTTAGATACGTGAGAGGTTTGATTCGGTTTTGGATACTTTAGTttatttcggttcggatagATTATTCCGGGATATTGGATAATttcaaaagtaaaaatttaaaaaccaaaaacaatttgGTCTGGATTAGTTCTGGCAGGTTCAATTCGGGTTGATTGTAAAATTGTAATTCAATGAGGATATTTTTTGGATACTGGGaagtttcggttcggttttcgaTTTTGGTTCCATTTGGTTCTTCAGATTTTTGGTAAATGGTTGACCCTTATCAGATATCATCATGTACTGAGTGAGAATCTTTGGTTTCAGGAGAAGTGGAAAATGCTGACCTTACAAGTATACCACAGTAGCTTCAACTGTCCTAACGACAAAGTTCGAAGCTTTGGTAATGTCTTCTTGAAAACTGGCGGCGGATTAGTCACTGTAGTGTCGAAAAAGAGAGACTTTACGgagaaaccaaaaccaaacgGGAAACGATCCTTGTTGCAGATCAAAGTCCCCAACACAATCCTCGCTCGATCTGCGGTCGCTGTTCTTGGTTTAGGATTCATCGATGCTGGGTAAGCTTTGTTTTAATAACCTTCATAGCTCAAGAACAAGGCTATATATAATGTTGTAAATATAACTCTTCTTCAGGTATAGTGGTGATTGGTCAAGAATAGGTGTGCtctcaaaagaaacagaggAGCTGCTCAAGCTTGCTGCTTTTCT
It encodes:
- the LOC108853988 gene encoding serine carboxypeptidase-like 29, which translates into the protein MAKTRWSCFAIALLAITHFVNCEEEAVLSEKEQDKVSRLPGQDFDIDFAHYSGFVTTNEELGRALFYWFFEAAEDAASKPLVLWLNGGPGCSSVGFGEAEEIGPFHINPDGKTLYLNQYSWNQVANILFLDAPVGVGYSYSNTSSDLLTNGDMRTAQDSLKFLLKWVERYPEYKGREFYIVGESYAGHYIPQLSQAIVEHNQAYGDNTINLMGYMVGNGLMDDFHDSLGLYQYIWTLGFISDQTYSLLKLKCGLEPFVHTSEVCLKALEIMDMEIGDIDQYSVFTPACTANASQAKMLLKKRRAVGGGRVSEQYDPCTMKHSKVYFNLPEVQEALHVPPGLAPSKWHTCSDVVGDNWKDSPSSVLNIYHELIAAGLRIWVFSGDADAVVPVTSTRYSIDALKLRPVSPYGPWYIDGQVGGWTQEYDGLNFVTMRGAGHEVPLHRPKEALALFKAFISGTSLPTLENSTSREKSELVSNS
- the LOC108854519 gene encoding uncharacterized protein LOC108854519 isoform X2; translation: MLTLQVYHSSFNCPNDKVRSFGNVFLKTGGGLVTVVSKKRDFTEKPKPNGKRSLLQIKVPNTILARSAVAVLGLGFIDAGGDWSRIGVLSKETEELLKLAAFLVVPLCIFLGLSFSNDSTD
- the LOC108854522 gene encoding myosin-binding protein 7 is translated as MVERSHSFDIPGAEITDLRMALYERKEVVERLQDELDAEREASATSASEAMSMILRLQGEKAELAMEAGQYKRIVEEEMSHAEMSFALLEDFIYQKEVEITALEYQVEAYRSQLMSLGYSEFNSLDVKLQEDEVNHHLSLLSDRSQTPELVDDLSEPVEKEVIEQSLDSQKSSLDVYWEQIKKLDEQVKELTHFRDSMQYKTSLTESGVNKGEGDVASSSNSRERKEGAKGLCKTEETLVIKVAKQTKMDKRSPRQTRDRSGKRNRAEYQSELQRLRQRVERLERERTKTEPETSGVVKEEEISLVRETKEEVSSVKSSEVKSENRLDNLQPWIDPAIVSIQEAMLYFWL
- the LOC108854523 gene encoding uncharacterized protein LOC108854523 isoform X2, which codes for MVMVSNSSHHNKEINVRRRISEIYNKREEDFSALKDYNDYLEEVECMIFDLVDGINVEAIEEKIKRYSRENVEQIMVNRARKAEDLTAALAACKAQQPPQTDADTSSNHGTTAATAYSQAPRPTAYSQTPRPTGMGPQPVPIGGRADHQRYSMEDEAMLRIKAERAPRAGGFSLGISKKRALEEAFACIWV
- the LOC108854519 gene encoding uncharacterized protein LOC108854519 isoform X1, with product MLTLQVYHSSFNCPNDKVRSFGNVFLKTGGGLVTVVSKKRDFTEKPKPNGKRSLLQIKVPNTILARSAVAVLGLGFIDAGYSGDWSRIGVLSKETEELLKLAAFLVVPLCIFLGLSFSNDSTD
- the LOC108854523 gene encoding uncharacterized protein LOC108854523 isoform X1, whose amino-acid sequence is MYFLARGQDRKQQTIMVMVSNSSHHNKEINVRRRISEIYNKREEDFSALKDYNDYLEEVECMIFDLVDGINVEAIEEKIKRYSRENVEQIMVNRARKAEDLTAALAACKAQQPPQTDADTSSNHGTTAATAYSQAPRPTAYSQTPRPTGMGPQPVPIGGRADHQRYSMEDEAMLRIKAERAPRAGGFSLGISKKRALEEAFACIWV
- the LOC108854521 gene encoding nuclear pore complex protein NUP43 translates to MEMHDSLQVHRLPQSKYVDGVRWLPQASALNRFFAAAFHDPDSESSSIEIQSLDPNPNNTPSVVSLSSWTSPSRVSSLEVVVGGGGGSFKPMVSASTDSGSIHVLAVDLVEGGAAIEEVSGERFHVGRVEGVDWREGGECVTVGDDGRVNVVRVVNGEGLRYRRVFDGDGLVGYRAVKWASPSEFVTGGFGFGLQLWDQRKAGEAVSQLNGNWFQGKTSAVVHSIDIHPSRKHTCIAGGSSGTVFAWDLRWPKQPIVLSGVGASEGMNNSLSESEVWEVQYDSYTKSNISSSRILPVMTCSEDGILGVIEQGEEPVELLAEPCAINSFDIDRQNPQDVICSLEWESIAVFSRP